The DNA window aagaagaagagagctaagaaggctcgGAGGAAGCACCAGAAGGAGGTGGATAGCGCCCAACGTGTGCGGGTCGGGGAGAATAGGAGTGACGTCGAGGCGGAGCTTGATTCGGAGGACCCCACGGAGGTGGGGGATGGTGCGAGTTCTTCTGAGGATGGTGGAGGCTAGGAAGCCATTGCGACCTCAGTAGTGCGTTGCAAGCCTGCGGCTGCATCTGCTAGCGGCGGGCGGGATGCAGAGAGGTGCGGCAATGTTCCTGCACCAAGGAAGCGTGCTATGAGCTCGGACGCCATCGGCAAGCGGGAGGCGAAGCGGACGAGGTCGCCACACTCTTCGGATGCGTCGCtggccttgtccccacctgctgTGGGCGTGGCGGGGTAGGCTAGGCGATCGAAGGAGTAGGCTCGCACCCACGCATCGTCGGGGCCAGCGCTAGCGTGCAACCCACAATGATGGGATGCCCCGCTAGTTGCTCCAATCGGTGCGCCTCAGGCCAGAGGTCACGGCAATTTGTGGGCCGATCGGGTGCTGGCCGGATCGACTCCCCCCGGtcgaagtgagggggcgtgggtcgcaTCCCACGAGTGGTCCCCATCCGATAGGCCCATTGCTAGTGGGTCGGGGCGTCATAGCCCTACCACTTGCATCCTAGTATGTATTCTTtgtttgttcttgatctcatagttgagtttttggagtgtgactgacctgtTCTTTTCGACAGCGACCATATGCTGATGAgactgagcatcgccccaactttTGTacaggaggagtggaggcccaccttgcagcatGCCATGTCGAGTggcggggagagcagggtggttgTGGCGCATCCTTCCCCTTAGGGGGCAGTGCCTTCATAGCCGGTCGTAAgtacggtggcggcggtggaggtgatggtggaggctaTGTCGGAGGTGACCCTCGCAATCCCTCCAGCACTGgctatggtggaagaggagaggtagACCAGGCTCCTTGCCTCACTGGGCGGAGGGCCGCATGACTCACTATAGAGTAACACCGCACACCCTAATCAGGGGGGTGACCTTCATTATATAGCCTAATAGGCTAGGGTTACAATGTACACAGGCCAATGGGCCATACGCCCAATATGGGCTTATTATATATTCTAACACCCTCCCTCAGTCTAAGCGGGAGTGTCACGAACACAAAGACTGGACCTAAAGTCAGTGAACAACTGTATAGGTAACCCTTTGGTCATAATGTCCGTGAACTGATGAGATGAAGGAACATGGAGCACCCGAACCTGTCCCAAAGCAACCTTCTCACGGACAAAGTGAATATCTATCTCAATATGCTTCGTGCGACGATGATGAACTGGATTGGCGGTCATGTAGACAGCACTAACATTGTCGCAGTAGATGGGTGCGTGGAGCTCCTGAAGTAACTAACGAAGCCAACAAGTCTCAGCCACAGCGTGTGCAACAGCACGATACTCAGCCTCCGCACTCGAACGAGAGACCGTAGTCTATCGTTTAGAGGACCAAGAGACTAAATTGTCGCCGAGGAAGACGTAGTACCCTGAAGTGGAGCGCCGAGAGTCGGGACAGCCAGCCCAATCAGCATCGGAGTAGGCAGTCAAGCTTGTGATGCTGCCAGTGCCGATGTGAAGCCCGGTGGACAGGGTGCCTTTAACATACCGCAGGACACGCTTGAGCATCGCAAGATGAGGCTCTCGCGGGTCGTGCATGAAGAGGCAAACCTGCTGAATGGCATAGGCAAGATCCGGACGAGTCAGCGTGAGGTACTGTAGAGCACCGGCGAGGCTGCGGTACTGAGTGACATCCGCCACCGGAGCGCCGTCCATAGCTGAGAGCTTGGCCTGAGTGTCAACAGGAGTCGCCGTAGAGTGAGACTCAGCCATGTCGGCGCGCTGGAGCAGGTCCACAGCGTACTGGCGCTGAGCCAAGAAGAGGCCAGCAGCAGAACGCGTGACAGAGATCCTGAGGAAGTGATGAAGGTCCCCGAGATCTGTCATGGCGAACTCGGAATGAAGGAGCTCGGTGATGCGATGAAGAAGCGTAGTTGACGAGGCTGTCAgaatgatgtcgtcgacgtagagcAGCAAGTAGGCAATGTCGGCACCCGCTTTGTAAACAAAGAGGGACGTGTCGGAGGTCAAAGCAGTGAAGCTGGACCGCCGAATGAAGCCGGAGAACCGCTGGTGCCACGCCCTAGGCGCCTGCTTGAGTCCATACAAGGACTTTTGCAGGAGACAGACGTGGTCGGGAGCCGCTGGGTCGACGAAGCCGGGCGGCTGCTGGCAGTAGACGGTCTCGTTCAGAtggccatgaagaaaggcgttctTCATGTCCAGCTGATGGATCGGCCAGGAACGAGAGGCGGCGATGCTGAGGACGACCCGGATGGTGGCCGATTTGACAACCGGACTGAACGTCTCGTCGTAGTCGATGCCGTACTGCTGCGAGAACCCATGAATGACCCATCTGGCTTTATGACGAGCCAGAGAGCCATCAGCATGATACTTGTGCTTGAAGACCCACTTGCCGGTGATGACGTTGGCTCGAGGCGGTCGAGGAACGAGATGCCAGGTGCCATTGTCCATGAGCGCCTTGTATTCTTCAGCCATCACCGCACGCCAATTCGCATCGGCGAGCGCGGCGCGAGAGTTGCCTGGCAACGGAGAAGCCGGACCGGAGGCCGCTGCGGTGAAGCCATACCGCTGCATGGGCGGCGGCAGGGAACCTGTCTGGGAATGAGTCGCCCACGCAGGAGGCTCCTGCGGTGCTGGAGCCTGGGGCAGCACTGCCTGCTGCAGTGGGGCCGAAGGTGCCGCCGCTGCCTGCTGCAGTGGGATCGAAGGTGCCACCGGCGGTGGAGCTGAACGATGACCGTAGTGGATGCCGAACCGCTGCTGGGCAGGGGCAGGGGTGACAACACCTGCTGGCAGAGGAGGTGCTAGAGCCGCAGCCTGCCGAGGAGCTGAGGGCAGCCGGTGAGCAGCGCCATGCCACATGATGGCAGGGTCAAGTCCGACGGGATCGCCGGCATCACCAGCGTCGTCTGAGCCAGACGAGGCAGGCGCCACCGAGGTCCGCGAGTGCCGAACGTCTGAGGTAGACGGGGCCGGCGCGGGAAGTAAGTCCTGTAACAAAAAATCAAGAGAATCCGGTCGAGGCTTGGAGGCCGCAAACGGAAAGTGAGTCTCATCAAAGATGACGTGTCGCGAGATGATAATCTTGCGAGTGGAGAGGTCAAGACACCGGTAACCCTTCTGTGATGGAGGGTAACCGAGGAAGACACATGCCGTGGAGCGAGGAGACAGTTTGTGGCGAGTCGTGGCACTAAGGTTGGGGTAGCATAGGCAGCCAAAAACCCTAAAGATGGAGTAGTCTGGCATCttgtggtggagaagatgatatGGTATACCGTTATTTTTGGACGAGGATGGCCGTCGGTTCGTGAGGAACACAGCGGTGGAGAGAGCTTCGATCCAATAGGATGGAGGCATGGCGGCATGAATTAGAAGCGTGCGAACACCATTGTTCAGAGTCCGGAGCATGCGCTCAGCCTTGCCATTCTGAGCGGATGTGTAGGGGCACGAGGTGCGAAGGAGAATGCCACGGCCAGCCAAGAAGGTGGCGGTGGCATTGTTGAGGAACTCGGTGCCATTATCTGCCTGAAAACAGTGGACAGAAAAACTGAACTGTGTGTGAGCGTAAGCAACAAATTGAACAATGTGTTCATGAACTTCAGATTTATGACGAAGAGGGAACGCCCAGCAATAATGTGTATAATCATCAACTAACACAAGATAAAATTTATAACCAGAAATACTCGCAACTGGAGAGGTCCAAACATCACAATGAACAAGTTCAAAAGGTGTTGATGTACTAGAGACCGAACTAGCAAAAGGCAGCCTAGCATGTTTACCGAGCTGGCAAGCATGACAAATGCGGCGAGCTGCTTTATTACACTAGATAGCTGATAGCTTATTTAGAGTAACGACGACAGCAGGGGTAGGATGACCAAGGCGGGAGTGCCATAGCTCCGGGGAGATGACAGCGATGTGACAGCGAGGTGGCATGCGATGTGGAATGGTGTAGAGGTCCCCATGGCTATTGCACCGAAGGAGGACTGTCTTGGTCTTGAGATCCTTAACAGAAAAACCAGAGGCGTCAAACTCAATTGAACAATTATTGTCGCGAGTAAGCTGTCGAACAGATAACAGGTTACGGGTGAGGTGCGGAGCGACAAGAACATTATCAAGATGAAAGGAACGATCAGCTATTTGTAAGGAAGATGTGCCACGACTAAAGACAGGAATAGATTGCCCGTTACCAACCGTAATGGAGGACGGTGGTGACGGGAGACGGGAAAGAAGTATACCGTCGTTGGAGGACATGTGGGATGTCGCTCCGCTGTCCATGACCCAGGGGGAAGACCCCTGAACCGCCATCTAATTGAGGGCGGCAATCAGGCTGGTCGCGTCCCAGGAGCCGTACCCGTACCCTGGCGACGCGGTGGAGTACTGGGCCGGCGCGAAGGCAGTGTGTGCCTGCGGAGgggggcggcggtggaggaggcacggatGGCGCGCCCCACTGCTGCTGCTGAGGAGGCCACTGCTGGATGGGCCAAGGGTTATAGCAGACCCAAGGACCAGCCGGCTGAGGAGCCTGACGTCCGCCTGGAGCGCCCTGGTTGGCGCCATGCTGCTGGTTGCGCCCGCCGCCTCCGTTGTTGCCGTTGCCGCCATGTCCTCCTTTGCCCTTGCCCCCCTTGCCCTTGCCGCCACCCCATGGTTGGATGACGCGGGAGTGGGCCGGCAGGATGGCGAAGTGcaagaggaggtggaggaggcgaCGAGTGCTGATGCCGAAGCCTCCTTGCCCTCGGAGCTGAGGCGAAGCTCCTTGACACAGAGCATGTTGGTGGCAGCCTTGAAGTCCGGGAGCGGCGACGTGTTGGCGATGATGTCGGCGGTGGTGGCAAAGCGAGGATTGATGCCGCGCAGGAGGTTGAGCACAAGCTGCGTGGGAGAGATGGTGTGACCAACCTCCCACAGGGCATCAGCAGTATGCTTCATCTGCTAGGCATAGGCATCGACCGAGAGATCACCCTGTAGCATGCTGTGGAACTCCTGCCCAAGGATGACAGCGCGAGGCTCCTTGTTCGCTTGGAACAGGGCCTCGATGGAGACGTACAGGGCACGCGCGTCTTGATCAGGCTCCATGGCGAGGTTGAGGACGGTGTCGTCGCAGGAGCCGTACATCCAGCCACGGATGCAAGCGTTGGGCTGAGACCACGTGGGATCAGCCGGGCGTGCAGCCTCCGTGCCATCGATGTGGCCGAGCAGCCTGTACTTGGCGCAGAGGGCGGTGAAGAACGCCTTCCACTTGGAGTAATTGGGGCGCTCGAGGCTAAGGGTGATCGGGACGTGTTGCTTGACGTTGACAGCGGCATAGGCGGCGTAGAAGGCAGGGGCGATGCCGTCCCCCATGGCGCCGGAGGTTCCGGAGCCGAGAACACCGGAGGTAGCAGAGGAAAGCGTCGAGGACGTCATGACAAAGTCGACGCGCGCGGCCTGTTCGCTAGAAGCAGGGGCGCGGGTGGCAGCGGCCTGTGCGGTGCAACTCGCGTCGGGCGGCAGAGGCGGCGGCCTGCAGGTGCGTCGCACGGCTGAAGGCAGCAGCGAGCGGCGCGGCCTGAGCGACGCGGTGAATCACATGCGGAGGCGGCAGCGGCTGGAGCAGGCTAGCACGGCAGTGGCTGGAGGGGCGCGCGGGGCAGAGGCGGCGGCAGCCCTATGGTGCGGTTGCGCGTCCCCTCGAGAAGGAACACGGGCAGCGGAAAAGGAAAGGGAAGACCCGGGATCAGGCCCCCAGAACTCGTGATACCATGTAGAGTAACACCGCACACCCTAATCAGGGGGGTGACCTTCATTATATAGCCTAATAGGCTAGGGTTACAATGTACACAGGCCAATGGGCCATACGCCCAATATGGGCTTATTATATATTCTAACACTCACCCGCTTAGTCAGAGCCATAGGTGTCGGGGGGATGCGGCCAGGCCAGAGGCGGAGAGTCCATTAGCGGGTTGTGAAATTGAGGTAGTGGAGGTCTCCTCCAAAGGCGAAGCGAGTGATAGGGTGGAGCCGTCGGTGCCGTCgcaggagctggtggtggtctaATCGTTGGTTGGGCCTTCCAGCGGGCTAGGGGCGACCAACTTGGTGTGGCCCTACCTTGAGGACCCAAAGAAGGTTCAGTTCGTCCTTCGAGATGAGCAGGAGGATTAGCTCTAGGAGAGGACTCGCTATGGAGTCCGATCTCGGCCAAACCAGGGTGAAGCTCGAGGAGGCCCTAGAGCGGGTCAAGTCTGTCTAGCAGGCGGTCATGGTCGACCTACCCCATGTCATAGAGGTCAGTTTTCTGCGgccgtccttgactccttggtctttcgtTGGTTGCTTCAGCATGCTGCTTCTCGTTTTGCAAGGtctagaggagatgtcgagccgtaAGTCCCGTTTCCTCTGGATGGAGCATGCCCGGATGGAGCGGGAAGCCATGACATCATGGTGGGTCGCTGAGCTCGAGCATGAGCTGGAGTCCTCCTACTTTGAGTCCCAAGACCAAGCAGCGGAGGCGATCGAGGCGAGGGCGGTGGAGCTACTTGTGGTGGAGCGGGCGACCGCGACCGAGCGAGGGCTTGAGGCAGCAAAGGTCCGCCAGGCGGAGACTAAGGTGGCTCTCTAGAAGTCCTTGGCCTATACCGAGGCGGTGCTCTAGGGTTCCCTAGAGGTCGTAGAGTTGGAGCGAAAGGCCCTAGAGTTGGAGCGGAAGGCCCGATCGGAGGTCGatcaggaagtgctcgcgctctgAGGCTGGGTGCTCGAGATGGAGGAGGCAAATGCTCGGCTACGCGAGCTGGTGACTCAGtaggaggaagggctctccatccttgagaacacccacctTGGTACGTACCTTTTCCACTTTTGGTTGATGTCTTTTTTCTTTTAACTTGCTTCTGAGCTCGTCATCCTTCTTCCAGAACTGGGTGGAAAGGTTGGGCTGCTGGAGCAAGGCCTGGAGACGGCCAGGGCGACAATTGGCTGGAATgcggaggcactggccaagtcccatgaagagcgacatgctctcaagggggagcttGACCAACTTCACAATGTCGCCCAGGTCGTCGTCTCAGAGGTCTTCGAGTTGGCGCCAAGTACCAGCATGCCCACCATCCAACTGGCAGAGGTGCCACATGAGGTTTGGGCCCTCATCTCCAATAGGATGTTCTATGGAATGTTAGGGGTGCTAACATCGATGGTGATGCACGACTCGGAGCTGGACTTCGCCGCTATCTGCAGCGGTTATGCCTATGGCTGGAGCCCGGAGGCCATCCATGAGCTCAgggaaagcttgctgccacataCACAGTTGGTGCTGAGCAAGTCTccatgcagtgggtgatggatgtccgcCATGTGAATGTGGCCGAAGGCGCGCACCAGGAGGATGTCGCCTAGACTGCGGATGGTGTAGGGCCTAGGTCAGAAGCGAACATCACCCCGCCTCAGTTCGCACCAAGTGTCACCCAGCCAGAGAGCGAGCAGCCCCTACCTTCACCGGTTGCGCCATCAGCCGATGCCGCTGGGCAGCCATAGTAGGAATTAGAGTAAAAGTAGTTTAGCAGATGTAAAAGTTaggttcatgggggagcccccgtgtaaacattTTTATGTATTTAATGAATACAATCCgtttgttttttgtgatggaatcacttcgttcggggaagcttgtcccattcgttccttatttttaccttagcataattttgttttttattctttttttcgcacctgcctgttcgtcccataggctgcaaccttaagagcttaggcatggcccgtgaggctcagctgctcgtaaccataagtagaggcggggtgcgatcggtcagaatatttaaagcaaagctacgtaaggtaattaaagcaACGAACTACCCTTTCGTTCAGGTAGAAAGGtattttaccatatgatagtaaacaaaaagagaggtggtaccaCACCTccatggagcccccaagcgacccgGGCCAAAAGTGTTTGGGGCCGGGGTGCTATGTAGGAGCGAATGTTGAATGAAAAAATGGTAAGACCTAATTTCTAAGGAAAGgaacgacgtaactgttcgatgttccaagcgttggtgagaacatcgatgttgtcatccttcagtcggtaggtgcctggtcagatcacttcggtcaccgtatagggtcagTCCCCTCTGCCTTAGTTTCCTCAAGTGGGCGGAAGGCAGTCaaagaggttggcttgttgcagtccgagactgctggggtcgacaactccccgagccacgggagctcggaagagttgatgacggcagtggtgagctcgtaatgctcgtggtcgcacatgaaggcatgcAAGAAGGTGATACCCACATTGATGATGCCGTTTGGCCCCGACATCtatagctttaggtaggtgtagttggggaccgccatgaacttggcgtagcatggccgccccaagatggtgtggtaagaccccaggaagtccaccacctcaaaggtgagcacctctgagcgaaagttggctcggtcaccatatgtgatgggtaggtcgatctgctcgagcaggtatgcctgcgctcctaggatcatgccgtggaagggagagctcgccggttggagctccgaccgggggatacgcatggcgtcgagggtgtcgatgtagaggatgttgaggccgctgccatcgtccatcagcaccttggtgaggagcttcttgcggacaatggggtcgacgacgagtgggtagcGCCCTGATCTGGCAACATGGGATgtatggtccctctgatcaaaagtgattggagattctgaccagcgaaggaaggaggggacggccgtttcAGTGACGCACGCCTCtcggtagcgcactttgtgctggcgcttggagtagacgacatcagatcccccgaagatcatgatgcattccttagggttgGGTAAgccgtccccatccttgcccgccgtgcctcctttcttggctgctgtctccttgccctttccttcttttggcccgccggcctgttgcaagaagcgcttgaggagctcacagtccttgtagaggtgcttgacggggtaagTGTGGTTAGTGcaggggctatccatgagcttgccaAAGTGGTCAGGCAAGCTCGGCTAGGGCTACTTGCCCGCGCGATCAGCTACGGTGACCAACGTAGAGTTGGCCAGTCAGTGCcgatccttcttattcttctttcccctctgcatggaggggccctcgtcttggtcctcacgcttggccttgaccttgtcctggcctccattgaagaccactctgaccgcctcctcgccggaggcatggtttgtggtgacgttgagcaggtcacgggtggttcagggcttcaggcagccaagcttgtggatcagggactcataggtcgtcccggagaggaatgcgctgatgacgtccatgttgatgacattaggaagggagttgcaccgcttcaagaacctatagatgtaatcccacagggactcgttgggctcctgctggcagctcttgaggtcccaggagttcccaaggTGGACATAGGCCCCCTAGAAGTTCCCaacaaagatcctcttgagattcgcccagtcgtggatgctattgtgcgggaggaattc is part of the Miscanthus floridulus cultivar M001 chromosome 9, ASM1932011v1, whole genome shotgun sequence genome and encodes:
- the LOC136480055 gene encoding uncharacterized protein — its product is MGDGIAPAFYAAYAAVNVKQHVPITLSLERPNYSKWKAFFTALCAKYRLLGHIDGTEAARPADPTWSQPNACIRGWMYGSCDDTVLNLAMEPDQDARALYVSIEALFQANKEPRAVILGQEFHSMLQGDLSVDAYA